In a single window of the Streptomyces sp. NBC_00094 genome:
- a CDS encoding isochorismatase family protein, whose protein sequence is MPSLDPGRTALVLVDLMERIVALPLAPRPGTDVLAAAARLADTFRDAGAPVVHIRVERPNVAAQPAGSELVPDLVEAGDPVVVKRTIGGFHDTGLHELLTGLGVTTLVLGGIATNLGVESTARAACDLGYDLVFAEDAMTALTADEHRASVDLDFPRLGTVAAASGITLEGRR, encoded by the coding sequence ATGCCCTCACTCGATCCCGGCCGCACCGCGCTCGTCCTCGTCGACCTGATGGAGCGCATCGTCGCGCTGCCCCTCGCCCCCCGCCCCGGCACCGACGTCCTCGCCGCCGCCGCCCGGCTCGCCGACACCTTCCGGGACGCCGGAGCACCCGTCGTCCACATCCGTGTCGAGCGGCCGAACGTCGCTGCCCAGCCGGCCGGCAGCGAACTCGTCCCCGACCTCGTCGAGGCAGGCGACCCCGTCGTCGTCAAGCGCACCATCGGCGGGTTCCACGACACCGGACTCCACGAGCTGCTCACCGGCCTCGGCGTCACGACCCTCGTCCTCGGCGGCATCGCCACCAACCTCGGCGTCGAGTCCACCGCCCGCGCCGCCTGCGACCTCGGCTACGACCTCGTCTTCGCCGAGGACGCCATGACCGCGCTCACCGCGGACGAGCACCGGGCCTCCGTCGACCTGGACTTCCCCCGCCTCGGCACGGTCGCCGCCGCCTCCGGGATCACCCTGGAAGGCCGCCGGTGA
- a CDS encoding (2Fe-2S) ferredoxin domain-containing protein, whose product MTPVPIRYGARPCSLVVCRGCCCGDARKNPGTDHAGQLARLREAAAASGGRLAVRTSDCLGPCAQANIVVVQPSTEGRRRGGRAAWIGFTLDEDCLDDILAWTAAGGPGIAKPPATLTLQMIDPPKN is encoded by the coding sequence GTGACACCCGTCCCGATACGGTACGGGGCTCGCCCCTGCTCCCTCGTCGTCTGCCGGGGCTGCTGCTGCGGCGACGCCCGCAAGAACCCCGGCACCGACCACGCCGGCCAGCTCGCCCGGCTCCGCGAGGCCGCCGCCGCCTCCGGCGGTCGACTGGCCGTCCGTACGAGCGACTGCCTCGGCCCCTGCGCCCAGGCCAACATCGTCGTCGTCCAGCCCTCCACCGAGGGCCGCCGCCGCGGCGGCCGGGCCGCCTGGATCGGCTTCACCCTGGACGAGGACTGCCTCGACGACATCCTCGCCTGGACGGCGGCCGGCGGCCCCGGCATCGCGAAGCCCCCGGCGACCCTCACCCTCCAGATGATCGACCCGCCGAAGAACTGA
- the fdhD gene encoding formate dehydrogenase accessory sulfurtransferase FdhD encodes MGRVTERRRVMRIRGEAVNTRPDTLVAEEPLEIRLNGRPIAITMRTPGDDFALAAGFLVSEGVLAAASDVRNIVYCAGATDDGRNTYNVVDVQLAPGVVVPDISLERNVYTTSSCGLCGKASLDAVRTTARFPIADTPPVRLTPALLSVLPDRLRAAQRVFDSTGGLHAAALFTEDGELLDVREDVGRHNAVDKLVGRALREGLLPLERVVLLVSGRASFELAQKAVMAGIPVLAAVSAPSSLAVDLAAETGLTLVGFLRGPDMNVYAGEHRIVL; translated from the coding sequence ATGGGACGGGTCACCGAGCGGCGGCGTGTCATGCGGATCCGCGGCGAGGCGGTGAACACGCGGCCCGACACCCTGGTGGCCGAGGAGCCGCTGGAGATCCGGCTGAACGGCCGGCCGATCGCGATCACCATGCGCACGCCGGGCGACGACTTCGCGCTCGCGGCGGGCTTCCTCGTCAGCGAGGGCGTCCTCGCCGCCGCGTCGGACGTACGGAACATCGTGTACTGCGCCGGGGCGACGGACGACGGCCGCAACACGTACAACGTGGTGGACGTCCAGCTGGCGCCGGGCGTGGTCGTCCCCGACATCAGTCTGGAGCGGAACGTCTACACGACGTCCTCGTGCGGGCTGTGCGGGAAGGCCAGCCTGGACGCGGTGCGCACCACGGCGCGCTTCCCGATCGCCGACACTCCCCCCGTACGGCTCACTCCCGCGCTGCTGTCCGTGCTGCCCGACCGGCTGCGGGCGGCGCAGCGGGTCTTCGACTCGACCGGCGGGCTGCACGCGGCGGCGCTGTTCACGGAGGACGGCGAGCTGCTCGACGTACGGGAGGACGTGGGCCGCCACAACGCCGTGGACAAGCTGGTGGGGCGGGCGCTGCGGGAAGGGCTGCTGCCCTTGGAGCGAGTGGTGCTGCTGGTGTCGGGTCGGGCCTCGTTCGAGCTGGCGCAGAAGGCGGTGATGGCGGGGATCCCGGTGCTCGCGGCGGTGTCCGCGCCGTCCTCGCTCGCCGTGGACCTGGCGGCCGAGACGGGTCTGACGCTGGTCGGCTTCCTGCGCGGGCCGGACATGAACGTGTACGCCGGCGAGCACCGGATCGTCCTGTAG
- a CDS encoding beta-ketoacyl-ACP synthase III has protein sequence MTGTRIAALGHYQPAKVLTNHDLAKLVDTDDAWITSRVGIRTRHVAGPDEPVDELAAHAAGKALASAGLTPDDIDLVLVATSTAIDRSPNTAARVAARLGMTSPATMDLNVVCAGFTHALATADHAVRAGGARRVLVIGADKMTEVCDWTDRTTCVLVGDGAGAAIVEAVEDEEAGDAPGIGPVLWGSVPEMGNAVRIEGTPPRFAQEGQTVYRWATQQLPALARKACERSGIAPEELAGVVLHQANLRIIEPLAAKIGAVNAIVARDVVNSGNTSAASIPLALAKLVEQGELPSGAPVLLFGFGGNLSYAGQVIRVP, from the coding sequence ATGACGGGCACTCGCATTGCAGCGCTCGGGCACTACCAGCCCGCCAAGGTGCTCACCAACCACGACCTCGCGAAACTGGTCGACACCGACGATGCCTGGATCACCAGCCGGGTCGGCATCCGCACCCGGCACGTCGCCGGGCCGGACGAGCCCGTCGACGAGCTCGCCGCGCACGCCGCGGGCAAGGCCCTGGCGTCCGCCGGACTCACCCCGGACGACATCGACCTGGTCCTCGTCGCCACCTCCACGGCGATCGACCGCTCGCCGAACACGGCGGCCCGCGTCGCCGCCCGCCTCGGCATGACCTCGCCCGCCACCATGGACCTGAACGTGGTCTGCGCGGGCTTCACGCACGCCCTGGCCACCGCCGACCACGCCGTACGGGCGGGGGGCGCGCGCCGGGTCCTGGTGATCGGCGCCGACAAGATGACCGAGGTGTGCGACTGGACGGACCGCACCACGTGCGTCCTCGTCGGCGACGGCGCGGGCGCCGCGATCGTCGAGGCCGTGGAGGACGAGGAAGCGGGGGACGCGCCCGGCATCGGCCCGGTCCTCTGGGGATCCGTCCCGGAGATGGGCAACGCCGTCCGTATCGAGGGCACCCCGCCGCGCTTCGCCCAGGAGGGCCAGACCGTCTACCGCTGGGCCACGCAGCAGCTGCCGGCGCTCGCCCGCAAGGCCTGCGAGCGGTCGGGCATCGCGCCCGAGGAGCTCGCGGGCGTGGTGCTGCACCAGGCCAACCTGCGGATCATCGAACCGCTCGCCGCGAAGATCGGCGCCGTCAACGCGATCGTCGCCCGTGACGTCGTGAACTCCGGCAACACCTCCGCCGCCTCGATCCCGCTGGCCCTGGCCAAGCTCGTCGAGCAGGGCGAGCTGCCCTCCGGCGCCCCGGTCCTGCTCTTCGGCTTCGGCGGCAACCTCTCGTACGCGGGTCAGGTCATCCGGGTTCCCTGA